A genomic segment from Alistipes senegalensis JC50 encodes:
- a CDS encoding M60 family metallopeptidase — protein MKNLRFFLLALMSAALLWACGGDEGGEPAPEPPGPGVDPNAVEITNGSFEDGLAGWTRVDFYNGGKVAVEVAEGDGVNGGRCIKIQQFPENGKCGVGIKQKLTGLEPDQLYRVYAKVKYSDIPQDEGRGAILFDMSQKQYWGASKFLYGTNLKNWTSLYADFLSQDDGTAEIVCALGFRYGGTTNGGYSTGTVYFDNVSVVKVTDELFMQEGEHVRLFIEPSQVYASAKQITEWLANLDKMYLSYAELMGATPHEGRKLAILSSRGLESSYWALAGYPILWSSNYSAVTSTFEELAKHGTWSFGLMHELGHVFNLGNSSWNWNDEMFANFRMQYGLEQNQGKVWMDERVYTGREILEMYKKDYDQTVYTQVNDNGIHYMLGRLADANGIGWEPFKAAFRELTTKGGAPSGKYEKFEYLLSLLSKYASEQTGRDVDVKSQYFNETELASIRKQLQ, from the coding sequence ATGAAAAATTTACGATTCTTTCTTTTAGCCCTGATGTCGGCAGCGCTCCTGTGGGCGTGCGGCGGCGACGAGGGCGGTGAACCTGCGCCCGAGCCTCCCGGTCCGGGGGTGGACCCCAATGCCGTGGAGATTACGAACGGTTCGTTCGAAGATGGACTGGCAGGCTGGACGCGCGTTGACTTCTACAACGGCGGTAAGGTCGCCGTCGAGGTGGCCGAGGGTGACGGCGTGAACGGCGGACGCTGCATCAAGATACAGCAGTTCCCCGAGAATGGCAAATGCGGTGTGGGCATCAAACAGAAACTCACGGGACTGGAGCCCGACCAGCTGTACCGCGTGTACGCCAAGGTCAAATACTCGGATATTCCGCAAGACGAAGGCCGTGGCGCCATTCTGTTCGACATGTCGCAAAAGCAGTATTGGGGCGCCTCGAAGTTCCTTTATGGCACCAACCTCAAAAACTGGACTTCGCTCTATGCCGATTTCCTTTCGCAGGACGACGGCACGGCCGAAATCGTCTGTGCGCTGGGATTCCGCTACGGCGGCACGACCAACGGCGGTTATTCGACCGGTACGGTCTATTTCGACAACGTAAGCGTGGTGAAAGTGACCGACGAACTTTTTATGCAGGAGGGCGAACACGTTCGCCTGTTCATCGAACCGTCGCAGGTTTATGCTTCCGCGAAACAAATTACCGAATGGCTCGCCAATCTCGACAAAATGTATCTGTCTTATGCTGAACTGATGGGCGCGACCCCGCATGAGGGGCGTAAACTGGCAATCCTCTCTTCGCGCGGGCTCGAAAGCAGCTATTGGGCGCTGGCGGGTTATCCGATTCTGTGGAGCAGCAACTATTCAGCCGTGACCTCCACTTTCGAGGAGCTGGCCAAGCATGGTACGTGGAGTTTCGGCCTGATGCACGAACTGGGACACGTCTTCAACCTTGGCAATTCGAGCTGGAACTGGAACGACGAGATGTTCGCCAATTTCCGGATGCAGTACGGCCTTGAGCAGAACCAGGGCAAGGTCTGGATGGACGAACGGGTATATACTGGACGCGAGATACTCGAAATGTACAAGAAGGATTACGACCAAACGGTCTATACGCAGGTCAACGACAACGGCATCCACTACATGCTGGGACGGTTGGCGGATGCGAACGGCATCGGTTGGGAGCCGTTCAAGGCGGCTTTCCGCGAGCTGACGACCAAGGGCGGCGCGCCCTCGGGCAAATACGAGAAGTTCGAATACCTGCTTTCACTGCTCTCCAAGTACGCGAGCGAGCAGACGGGCCGCGACGTAGATGTCAAGTCGCAATATTTCAATGAAACGGAGCTTGCCTCGATACGTAAACAGTTGCAATAA
- a CDS encoding M60 family metallopeptidase — MKRVVVILTAIAACVLCLYAFGAKAKIFADNFDKPNRFARTWTWSTDMPGTVEYLPDGGVDGSGCVKISSSAKTALAVKHKLKGLHPGKLYRVSARMKCDSVQDGRGAVLYLDPEGLDQSWNASEFAYGTNDWAEVYMDFVPDRNGEAVICCGLGFPWGTYNGGKASGTVWYDDVKVVPTPEEAIYSRESEHIVLRLDRDKVTISDAEVDAWLAMLDCTYEAYCELIGEVPFDGRKIMILNTPGIEPGYWALAGNPILWNSHVAVSKLLDRTVEFGDWGFGIIHEIGHVFSQGNIKGSGRWNWNDEIFANFRMSYALEACDGIMSQRDICYRGADVINYYKIFYDETIGAGIPKNNGDALHYTFLRIKERYGWDVYKKAFRELYALGDSGQEGLNTPYDKFLFFLSYVSRAAGEDVVAATYTPEELALIEESLKN, encoded by the coding sequence ATGAAAAGAGTAGTAGTTATACTCACAGCCATTGCGGCGTGTGTGCTGTGTCTGTATGCTTTCGGAGCCAAAGCAAAGATCTTTGCCGACAATTTCGACAAGCCCAACCGCTTTGCTCGCACCTGGACGTGGAGTACCGACATGCCCGGTACGGTCGAATACCTGCCCGACGGAGGCGTGGATGGCAGCGGATGTGTAAAGATCTCCAGCTCCGCGAAGACTGCGCTGGCTGTCAAACACAAATTGAAAGGGCTCCATCCCGGTAAACTCTACCGCGTGAGTGCCCGGATGAAATGCGACAGCGTACAGGACGGCCGGGGCGCTGTATTATACCTCGATCCCGAAGGACTGGATCAGTCGTGGAATGCTTCCGAGTTCGCTTACGGCACGAATGATTGGGCCGAGGTCTACATGGATTTCGTTCCCGATCGCAACGGAGAAGCCGTAATCTGCTGCGGACTGGGTTTTCCGTGGGGAACTTACAACGGCGGCAAAGCTTCGGGTACGGTGTGGTACGATGACGTAAAGGTTGTGCCGACACCCGAGGAGGCGATTTATTCCCGTGAGAGCGAGCACATCGTGTTAAGGCTCGACCGCGACAAGGTGACCATCTCCGACGCCGAGGTTGACGCATGGCTCGCAATGCTCGATTGTACTTACGAAGCGTATTGCGAACTGATCGGCGAAGTGCCGTTCGACGGACGCAAAATCATGATTCTCAATACGCCGGGTATTGAGCCGGGCTATTGGGCGCTGGCCGGTAATCCCATTCTGTGGAACAGCCATGTCGCTGTGTCGAAACTGCTTGACCGCACCGTTGAGTTCGGCGACTGGGGCTTCGGCATCATCCACGAAATCGGTCATGTATTCTCCCAGGGCAATATCAAAGGCTCGGGACGCTGGAACTGGAACGATGAGATTTTCGCCAATTTTCGCATGTCCTATGCGCTCGAAGCATGCGACGGAATCATGTCGCAGCGCGACATCTGTTATCGGGGAGCCGATGTAATCAACTACTACAAGATTTTCTACGACGAAACCATCGGCGCGGGAATCCCCAAGAACAACGGCGATGCGCTCCACTATACATTCCTGCGCATCAAGGAGCGTTACGGCTGGGATGTCTATAAAAAGGCGTTCCGGGAATTGTATGCGCTGGGCGATTCGGGGCAGGAGGGACTGAATACGCCCTATGACAAATTCCTTTTCTTCCTCTCTTATGTTTCGCGGGCGGCGGGCGAGGATGTGGTGGCGGCGACCTACACTCCTGAAGAGTTGGCGCTGATCGAAGAATCGCTTAAAAACTGA
- a CDS encoding glycoside hydrolase family 97 protein, producing the protein MNFFRSFVFSLVLSLAYACTSGHGTDFRVVSPDGTLAVDVRTGDSLTYAVTRHGAPVLLPSAIALQFDDGTAPGRVARVSDVHRSAVEREIEAPFHRQARFTEHYNQLRLDFEGGYSVTFRVFDEGCAYRFETALTGGRTVADEVAEFNFAGDPELFVAYSDGLCNAYQSQYVKCRLSELGTEKPVLLPLAADCGPAGRVLVCESDLESYPGMFLMPSSGGLRGLFAQVPDSCYLHERRCQEKVATRHGYIARVQGARTYPWRILAVADEDRELPTNNLVYALAAENRIGDCSWVKPGKVAWEWWNDWGLTGVGFKPGIDTRTYKAYIDFAADYGLEYVVLDEGWSDPKAGDVMSVVAEIDLPELVRYAASKGVGLMLWAVGNVLDAKLEEACAYYAGLGVRGFKIDFIDRDDQKAVELVYRISEAAAAHKLMLDIHGIYKPTGLNRTFPNIVNFESVFGLEELKWSNPDMPLYDVTFPFIRMVQGPVDYTPGAYRNATRDGFKIDYRNPMSQGTRAHQVATYVVFDAPLVMLCDSPTRYMADDACTRFIASLPVVFDTTQVLAGRIGEYIVTARRAGEKWYVGGLTDWTPRTLEADLSFLVPGREYTATLLCDDERSDIEPERHTIASQKVTSATRLQIPVAPGGGFALKIEPVETDE; encoded by the coding sequence ATGAACTTTTTCCGCAGTTTCGTTTTTTCGCTCGTATTGTCCCTTGCGTATGCCTGTACCTCCGGGCACGGGACCGATTTCAGGGTCGTTTCGCCCGACGGAACGCTGGCCGTCGATGTCCGGACCGGCGATTCGCTGACCTATGCCGTCACCCGCCACGGTGCGCCCGTGCTGCTTCCGTCGGCCATTGCCTTGCAGTTCGATGACGGTACGGCACCCGGGCGCGTCGCAAGAGTGTCCGATGTACACCGTTCCGCGGTGGAGCGGGAAATCGAGGCGCCGTTCCACCGGCAGGCCCGGTTCACCGAACATTACAATCAGCTGCGGCTTGATTTCGAGGGCGGATACTCCGTGACCTTCCGCGTATTCGACGAGGGCTGCGCCTACCGTTTCGAAACGGCGCTGACGGGCGGGCGTACCGTGGCGGACGAAGTTGCCGAGTTCAACTTCGCAGGCGATCCCGAGCTTTTCGTCGCCTATTCCGACGGATTGTGCAATGCTTACCAGAGCCAGTATGTAAAGTGCCGTTTGAGTGAACTCGGTACCGAAAAACCTGTTCTGCTGCCGCTGGCAGCCGACTGCGGCCCGGCGGGCCGGGTGCTGGTCTGCGAGTCCGATTTGGAGTCCTACCCCGGCATGTTTCTGATGCCGTCTTCGGGCGGCTTGCGCGGACTTTTCGCACAGGTGCCCGACAGTTGCTATCTCCACGAGCGCCGTTGTCAGGAGAAGGTGGCTACCCGGCACGGGTATATTGCCCGTGTGCAGGGTGCGCGCACCTATCCGTGGCGGATTCTCGCCGTAGCTGACGAAGATCGCGAACTGCCGACCAACAACCTCGTCTATGCCCTCGCAGCCGAAAACCGCATCGGCGACTGCTCGTGGGTGAAGCCCGGCAAGGTCGCTTGGGAGTGGTGGAACGACTGGGGCCTGACAGGCGTCGGATTCAAGCCGGGAATCGATACCCGCACCTATAAGGCCTATATCGATTTTGCGGCCGACTATGGTCTCGAATATGTCGTGCTGGACGAAGGGTGGTCCGATCCGAAAGCGGGCGACGTGATGTCCGTGGTGGCGGAAATCGACCTCCCGGAGCTGGTTCGCTATGCCGCCTCCAAGGGCGTAGGACTGATGCTGTGGGCCGTAGGTAACGTCCTCGACGCCAAACTGGAGGAGGCATGCGCCTATTATGCCGGGCTGGGGGTTCGCGGCTTCAAGATTGATTTCATCGACCGCGACGACCAGAAAGCCGTTGAGTTGGTCTACCGTATTTCCGAAGCCGCCGCCGCACATAAACTGATGCTCGACATCCACGGTATCTACAAGCCTACGGGGTTGAACCGCACCTTTCCCAATATCGTCAATTTCGAGAGTGTCTTCGGGTTGGAGGAGTTGAAATGGAGCAATCCCGACATGCCCCTTTACGACGTGACCTTCCCGTTCATCCGCATGGTGCAGGGGCCTGTGGATTATACGCCCGGAGCCTACCGCAACGCTACGCGCGACGGCTTTAAGATCGACTACCGCAATCCGATGAGCCAGGGCACGCGGGCGCATCAGGTGGCGACGTACGTGGTCTTCGATGCGCCGCTGGTGATGCTGTGTGACTCCCCGACGCGCTATATGGCCGACGATGCCTGCACGCGCTTCATCGCTTCGCTGCCCGTCGTGTTCGATACGACGCAGGTGCTTGCAGGCCGAATCGGCGAATACATCGTTACGGCCCGCAGGGCTGGGGAAAAGTGGTATGTAGGCGGCCTGACCGACTGGACGCCCCGCACGCTCGAAGCCGACTTGTCGTTCCTCGTCCCCGGCCGGGAGTATACGGCTACGCTGCTCTGCGACGACGAGCGTTCGGACATCGAACCCGAAAGACACACGATTGCCTCGCAGAAGGTGACCTCCGCGACGCGCCTGCAAATTCCCGTGGCGCCCGGCGGTGGCTTCGCCCTGAAAATTGAACCTGTTGAAACCGACGAATAA
- a CDS encoding right-handed parallel beta-helix repeat-containing protein, whose product MKRILRSCCAALLTCLTINAASAVEKVVYLKDFLTPGAAETDAVPAVRAALEHCAATGARKLVLPGGRLCMRPDQAVEKYQFISNNDESLKRIAFDLAGMRDFEIDGGGTELLFTGFISPFSLEDCENITISDLTIDFTRTFHSEGVVEAAGDGWLEIRFPEDYLCDIVNGCLRFRDTEGTVYPFSNLLEFDAVRREPAFRATDYWLSNRTIPAEKCENGNFRILRKDLKASVGNVMVFGAAARYNPGFTLADCRGVEIRNVNLYHCGGMGVIAQRSRDIELRKLVIVPSPGKGRMISITADATHYVNCGGYIRMIDCVFENQKDDATNIHGLYMAVERVAGPNKLLLRWRNSGQYGVDFITPGMHLELVDNDNVETYARRSVKSVRRLNKIYTEVTFTEPLPDGVKPLHVVAADDDYPEVLIKGCRMRGNRARGLLLGSRGRTVVEDNHFHIAGAAILIEGDANYWYEQSGVRDVVIRGNVFENGNYGSPGWGSACIAVGSGIPDRETSRYHRNIRVEGNTFRVFDPRIVNLYCVDGFLFRRNKIEFTSDYPVVDGQAERFVTRNCDNVVIE is encoded by the coding sequence ATGAAACGTATCTTACGTAGCTGCTGTGCAGCTTTACTGACCTGTCTGACGATAAATGCGGCTTCCGCCGTCGAAAAAGTCGTCTACCTGAAAGATTTTCTTACGCCCGGCGCGGCCGAGACCGATGCCGTGCCTGCCGTGCGGGCAGCATTGGAGCATTGTGCAGCGACTGGTGCCCGGAAACTCGTCCTGCCCGGCGGCCGCCTCTGCATGCGGCCCGATCAGGCGGTTGAGAAGTATCAGTTCATCAGTAACAACGACGAGAGCCTCAAGCGCATTGCGTTCGATCTTGCGGGCATGCGCGATTTCGAAATCGACGGCGGAGGCACCGAGCTGCTCTTCACGGGCTTCATTTCGCCGTTCAGTCTCGAAGACTGCGAGAACATTACGATCAGCGACCTGACGATCGATTTCACCCGAACGTTTCACTCCGAGGGTGTTGTCGAGGCGGCGGGCGACGGCTGGCTGGAGATCCGCTTTCCGGAGGATTACCTGTGCGACATCGTTAACGGCTGTCTCCGCTTCCGCGACACGGAGGGGACGGTCTATCCCTTTTCCAACCTACTGGAATTCGATGCCGTGCGGCGGGAACCCGCCTTCCGCGCTACGGACTACTGGCTGTCGAACCGGACGATTCCGGCCGAGAAATGCGAGAACGGCAATTTCCGCATCCTGCGTAAAGACTTGAAGGCCTCGGTGGGCAACGTGATGGTATTCGGGGCGGCGGCGCGCTACAATCCCGGTTTTACGCTCGCCGACTGCCGGGGAGTCGAGATTCGCAACGTCAACCTCTACCATTGCGGCGGCATGGGCGTGATTGCCCAGCGCAGCCGCGACATCGAACTCCGCAAGCTGGTGATTGTTCCGTCACCCGGCAAAGGGCGCATGATAAGCATTACGGCCGATGCCACGCACTATGTCAACTGCGGCGGTTATATTCGCATGATCGACTGCGTCTTCGAGAACCAGAAAGACGATGCGACGAACATTCACGGGCTGTATATGGCCGTCGAGCGGGTCGCCGGGCCCAACAAACTGCTGCTGCGTTGGCGTAATTCGGGTCAGTACGGTGTGGATTTCATCACTCCCGGCATGCACCTCGAATTGGTGGACAACGACAATGTCGAAACCTATGCCCGCCGCAGCGTGAAATCCGTCAGGCGGCTCAATAAGATTTACACCGAAGTAACCTTCACCGAACCCCTGCCCGATGGGGTGAAGCCTTTGCATGTGGTGGCTGCCGACGACGATTATCCCGAGGTGCTGATCAAAGGGTGCCGTATGCGCGGCAACCGGGCCCGGGGTCTGTTGTTGGGCTCGCGCGGCCGGACTGTCGTCGAGGATAACCATTTCCACATCGCGGGCGCGGCCATCCTCATCGAGGGCGACGCCAACTACTGGTACGAACAGTCAGGCGTGCGCGATGTCGTGATCCGCGGCAATGTCTTCGAAAACGGCAACTACGGCAGTCCGGGCTGGGGTTCGGCCTGCATCGCCGTCGGCAGCGGCATCCCCGACCGTGAAACCAGCCGCTATCACCGCAATATCCGGGTCGAGGGCAATACGTTCCGGGTGTTCGATCCCCGCATCGTCAACCTCTACTGCGTCGATGGATTCCTTTTCCGCAGGAATAAGATAGAATTCACGTCGGACTATCCTGTCGTTGACGGCCAGGCAGAGCGGTTCGTTACGAGAAATTGCGATAATGTCGTGATTGAATAG
- a CDS encoding sialate O-acetylesterase has translation MKRFFGGALALLLAVQAEAEVKLPAVLGSNMVLQRNTEVNFWGEASPRSRVRVTTSWNGRTYDAKADAEGRWTMKIATDEAGGPYTVTVSDGREIVLDNVMLGEVWVCSGQSNMEMPVSGFMFQPVEGAVDAIADAGMYPGIRMFTVPRVSSQTPLQDCEAAWQTATSESVGQFSAVGYFFGRMLYKALGVPVGLITPNWGGSTIEAWMTVDAIDSTPGIDHAAAKSGTYDNSIPQRLYNGMLLPVCRFTAKGFIWYQGESNRRNWYDYKALQVSLVKLWRETWGDGKMPFYYTQLAPYRYEGDDLRSLPLVIEAQYRALAEIPYAGIAATTDLGNPTCIHPARKREVGERLAFLALANDYGVKGLPAPAPVYKSMERDGNKLVLTFDNLPLKARNGVDSFVAFGPDGYRRPAGFEIAGEDRVFHPAVANFKYWDNRIEVSSDRVPEPVAVRYAFRNYCPEANVVTTMGQPLAPFRTDDWPLDDIGEIR, from the coding sequence ATGAAACGATTTTTTGGAGGAGCATTGGCTTTGCTGCTGGCCGTGCAGGCGGAAGCCGAAGTGAAACTTCCGGCCGTGTTGGGGAGCAATATGGTGTTGCAGCGCAATACGGAAGTGAATTTCTGGGGCGAGGCTTCGCCCCGCAGCCGCGTGCGCGTAACCACTTCGTGGAATGGCCGCACGTATGACGCCAAGGCCGATGCCGAGGGCAGATGGACGATGAAAATCGCTACGGACGAAGCCGGAGGCCCCTATACCGTAACTGTCAGCGACGGCCGGGAAATCGTGCTCGACAACGTGATGCTGGGCGAGGTGTGGGTCTGCTCGGGACAGTCCAATATGGAAATGCCCGTGAGCGGATTCATGTTCCAGCCGGTCGAGGGAGCGGTCGATGCCATTGCCGATGCCGGAATGTACCCCGGCATCCGGATGTTCACCGTGCCGCGTGTTTCGTCGCAAACGCCCCTTCAGGACTGCGAGGCGGCGTGGCAGACGGCGACCTCCGAATCGGTCGGCCAGTTCAGCGCCGTAGGGTATTTTTTCGGGCGGATGCTCTATAAGGCGTTGGGCGTCCCCGTTGGGCTTATCACTCCGAACTGGGGCGGTTCGACCATCGAGGCGTGGATGACCGTTGATGCCATCGACTCGACGCCGGGTATCGACCATGCCGCAGCCAAGTCGGGAACCTATGACAACAGCATCCCTCAGCGGCTCTATAACGGGATGTTGCTGCCCGTATGCCGTTTTACAGCCAAAGGGTTCATCTGGTATCAGGGCGAATCGAACCGCAGAAACTGGTACGACTACAAGGCCCTTCAGGTGTCGCTCGTCAAACTCTGGCGTGAAACCTGGGGTGACGGGAAGATGCCGTTTTACTACACACAGCTGGCGCCTTACCGGTATGAAGGCGATGACCTGCGTTCGCTGCCGTTGGTCATCGAGGCGCAATACCGTGCGCTGGCCGAAATCCCGTATGCTGGAATTGCCGCTACGACCGACCTGGGAAACCCGACCTGCATTCATCCGGCGCGCAAACGCGAAGTGGGAGAGCGTCTGGCATTTCTTGCCCTCGCGAACGATTACGGGGTAAAGGGACTGCCTGCCCCTGCACCGGTATATAAGTCGATGGAACGCGACGGGAATAAACTGGTGCTGACTTTCGACAACCTGCCGCTCAAGGCCCGGAACGGCGTTGACAGTTTCGTGGCTTTCGGGCCTGACGGGTATCGGCGGCCTGCCGGCTTCGAAATTGCGGGCGAAGACCGGGTCTTCCATCCTGCCGTTGCGAATTTCAAATATTGGGACAACCGTATCGAAGTGAGTTCCGACCGGGTTCCCGAACCCGTTGCCGTGCGCTACGCATTCCGGAATTACTGTCCGGAAGCCAATGTCGTGACCACTATGGGCCAGCCGCTGGCGCCGTTCCGGACGGACGACTGGCCGTTGGACGACATCGGAGAGATCAGATAA